The following nucleotide sequence is from Streptomyces leeuwenhoekii.
CGGCGAGTGGGAGAGCCCCCTGCTCGGGGAGACCGAGGGAGCGTGCCCGGCGACGCGGGGCGGACGGGAGTGTGACGACAGGACCTAGCGGACCAGGCCCCACCGGAAGCCGAGCGCCACGGCGTGTGCCCGGTCCGAGGCGCCGAGCTTCTTGAAGAGCCGGCGGGCGTGCGTCTTGACGGTGTCCTCGGAGAGGAACAGCTCGCGGCCGATCTCCGCGTTGGAGCGGCCGTGGCTCATGCCTTCGAGCACCTGGATCTCGCGCGCGGTGAGCGTGGGCGCGGCGCCCATCTCGGCGGAGCGCAGCCGGCGCGGGGCGAGCCGCCAGGTCGGGTCGGCGAGGGCCTGCGTGACCGTGGCGCGCAGCTCGGCGCGCGAGGCGTCCTTGTGCAGGTAACCGCGGGCGCCGGCGGCGACGGCCAGGGCCACGCCGTCCAGGTCCTCGGCGACGGTGAGCATGATGATGCGCGCACCGGGGTCGGCGGACAGCAGCCGCCGGACGGTCTCGACGCCGCCCAGTCCGGGCATGCGTACGTCCATCAGGATCAGGTCCGAGCGGTCGGCGCCCCAGCGGCGGAGGACTTCCTCGCCGTTGGCCGCGGTCGTCACGCGCTCGACGCCGGGCACGGTGGCCACCGCGCGGCGGAGCGCCTCTCGGGCAAGCGGGGAGTCGTCGCAGACGAGGACGGATGTCATGGCCGTCCTCCGCAGCTGATGCGCGTCACCTTGAGCCTCCAGGCTGGTACGAAATGTCACCTGTGCGGTCGACCGTCTCGGACGCCCGCCCGAGCGCCTTTCCTTCAACCGCCTCCGCACTCTCAACGACGGTCACTCGAAAGAGTTACGGGGCCGTGTGCCATTTTCGGCACTCTACGTGAGGGGACGGACACGGTGCAGACATGAACGCCAGACCCACAAGCTTTCATCACAAGCTATGCCCCATTTAGACCCTTTTCTTCCCCTTTGCCAGTGTCTGCGGCTAGATTCGCAATGAGTCATATTTTCATCTCCTTAGATCGTAGTTGTACGGTCGTGGACACCGTATCCGCCCAGATCGGCCACAAGGGGTCACGCAATGGCAGATTTCTCCCGCCTTCCCGGACCGAACGCGGACCTGTGGGACTGGCAGCTCCTGGCTGCCTGCCGCGGGGTGGACAGCTCGCTCTTCTTCCATCCGGAGGGCGAGCGCGGTGCGGCTCGAAGCGCTCGCGAGAACTCGGCCAAGGAGGTCTGCATGAGGTGCCCGGTCCGCGCCGAGTGCGCGGCGCACGCGCTGGCGGTCAGAGAGCCGTACGGCGTGTGGGGCGGGCTGACCGAGGACGAGCGCGAAGAGCTCATGGGACGAGCGCGCCACCGGCTGGTGTCGGCGTCGGCAACCGGCGGGGACGCCTCCTCGAACAACTGAAGGAACGTTTCTTCAATCTCCCCGGGCACGCGCACGCGTGCCCCTGCTTTTCTGCCGGGGGTTACCGCGCCGCCGCCCGCGCGAGCTGCTCCAGCGTCGCCGCCACCGCCGGGACCTGGGCCAGGTCGGGCAGGGTGAGCGCGACGATCTGCCGCTCGACCGCCGGTTCCAGGGCCACCGTGCGCGCGCCCCGCGGCCGTACCGACTCGACGGCGAGCTGGGGCAGGACGGCCACGCCCAGCCCGGCCCCGACCAGCCCGACGACGGCCGGGTAGTCGTCGGTGGCGAAGTCGATGCGGGGGGTGAAGCCGGCCCCTTCGCACACCTCGACAAGTTGGCCCCGGCAGCGCGGGCAGCCCGCGATCCACGGCTCCTGGGCCAGCTCCCCGATGGCGACGGACTCCGCGCGCGCGAGACGGTGCCGCTCCGGTACGAGCGCCACGAGCCGGTCGGTCAGCAGCGGCCGTACGACGAGGTCGTCCCACTCCTCGGCGCCGGCCGCGCCCTCGTAGCGGAAGGCGAGCGCCACGTCGCAGTCGCCCTCGCGCAGCAGCTCGACGGACCGGGGCGGCTCGGCCTCCTCCAGGAAGACCCGGGTGCCGGGATGGGCGGCGCGCAGCGCGGCCAAGGCCGTGGGGACGAGGGCGGAGCTGCCGCTGGGGAAGGAGACCAGCCGGACCCGGCCCGCGCGCAGCCCGGCGATGGCGGCGACCTCCTCCTCGGCCGCCGTCAGCCCGGCGAGGATCCCGGCGGCGTGCCGGACGAGCGCCTCGCCGGCCTGGGTCAGCCGCATCTCGCGTCCGCTGCGGACCAGCAGGGGGGTGCCCACGGACGCCTCCAGGGCCTTCATCTGCTGGCTGACGGCGGGCTGGGTGCAGCCCAGCTCGCGCCCGGCGGCCGAGAAGGAGCCGGTGGCGGCCACGGCGCGGAGCACACGGAGATGACGGGCTTCGATCACACAGCAGAGGATAAGGGGTCCTTTGGTACGACCGCGAATATTGCGTCGACGCTTTGGCTTGCGGTCCCTTACCGTGCCGCCATGAAGCTTCTGTCTGTGAACATCGGCCGGGCGAGACACGTGCCGTACACCGATCAGCCGGAGGGCCTGACGGGGATCGACAAGCGGCCGGCCGACGGGCCGGTGCGGGTGGCGGCGCCGGGACCGAAGGGGGTCGGCGGGAGCGGGCTGGCCGGGGACGACGTGTGCGACACCCGCCACCACGGCGGCGACGACCAGGCGGTGTACGCGATGGCCCGCGAGGATCTCGACGACTGGGAGCGCGAGCTGGGCCGCCCGCTGCCGAACGGCTCGTTCGGCGAGAACCTGACCACGGCCGGCCTGGACGTGTCCGGGGCGCGGATCGGCGAGCGCTGGCGCGTCGGGCCCGAGGTGGTGCTGGAGGTCACCTGCGGGCGGATTCCCTGCCGCACCTTCCAGGACCATCTGGGGGAGAAGCAGTGGGTGCGGCGCTTCACGCGCAAGGGGGCGCCCGGCGCGTATCTGCGGGTGGTGGAGCCGGGCGAGATACGGACGGGCGACGCGGTGGAGATCGTGCACCGGCCCGACCACGAGGTCACGGTGGCGTTGCAGTTCCGGGCGGTGACCACCGAGCGGGAACTGCTGCCGCGGCTGCTGGCGGCGGGCGCGGCCCTGCACCCGGAGTCGCTGGCGGCGGCCCGGGCGTATGTGGACCGGTACGGCGGCTGACGGAGGCGGCGCGGGCGCCTTCACCCGCGCTTCACGGATCGGGAGGGCCTGTGAGCGAACGGACGAGCAGGGGCCGGGTCACTAATCTTGCGTCATGACAACGGCATTGATTACGGGATCGACGGCAGGCATCGGCGCCGCGTTCGCTCGGCGGCTGGCCGCCGACGGGCACGACCTGGTGCTGGTGGCCCGCGACACCGGCCGGCTGCGGGTGCAGGCGACCGAGCTGCACGACCGGCACGGCATCGAGGCGGAGGTCCTGACGGCCGACCTGGCGACCGATGACGGCATCGAGGCGGTGGCCACCCGGCTGGGCGACCGCAGGAACCCGGTCGACCTGCTGATCAACAACGCCGGTTTCGGCAACAAGGGCCGCTATCTCGAGGCCCCCATGGCCGACGAGCTGCGGATGCTGAAGGTGCACATCGAGGCGGTGCTGCGGCTGACCTCGGCGGCGGTGGAGGCGATGCGGGAGCGCGGGCGCGGCGGCGTCGTCAACGTCGCCTCGGTCGCCGCCTTCGTGCCGCGCGGCACCTACGGGGCCTCCAAGGCGTGGGTCGTGCAGTTCACCCAGGGCGCGGCGCGCGACCTGGCGGGCAGCGGCGTGCGGCTGATGGCGCTGTGCCCCGGCTTCGTGCGCACCGAGTTCCACCAGCGGGCCGGGATGGGCACGGACAACATCCCCGGCTGGCTGTGGCTGGACGCGGACAAGGTGGTGGCGACGGCGCTCACCGACCTCGCCCGGGGCAAGACCGTGTCCATCCCGGACCCGCGCTACAAGGCCCTGATGGGGGCGGCCAAGCTGGCGCCGCGCGGACTGCTCGGCGGCATCACGTCGAAGACGGGGCGGAAGTACGGACCGCGGTAGCCCCGGCGGGACGCGCGGACGGCGAAGACCAGGGCTCCCGCTCCAGCGGGCGCGGAGACGGGGGAGCCTCCCCCGGCGGGAGCGGGCACGGGGGCATCCGCCCCCGGCGTGGCACGGACGAGGGAAAGCCCCCGTCCCGGCGCATCGCGCGGGACGGGGGCTTTCGGGTGCCGGTGCCTCAGTGGGAGTGGCCGTGGCCGTGGCCGTGGCCCGCGGCGGCCTCTTCCTCTTCCTTCTTCTCGACGACCAGGGTCTCGGTCGTCAGCAGCAGGGAGGCGATGGAGGCGGCGTTCTCCAGGGCGGAGCGGGTGACCTTGACCGGGTCGATGACGCCCTGCTTGATCAGGTCGCCGTACTCGCCGGTGGCGGCGTTGTAGCCGCTGCCCTTCTCCAGCTCCTTGACCTTGGAGACGATGACGTAGCCCTCCAGGCCCGCGTTCTCCGCGATCCAGCGCAGCGGCTCGACGACGGCGCGCGCGACGACGGAGACACCGGTGGCCTCGTCGCCGGTCTTGTCGAGGTTGCCCTCCAGGACCTTGGAGGCGTGGACCAGGGCGGAGCCACCACCGGAGACGATGCCCTCCTCGACCGCGGCGCGGGTCGCGGAGATGGCGTCCTCCAGACGGTGCTTGCGCTCCTTCAGCTCCACCTCGGTGGCGGCGCCGACCTTGATCACGCACACGCCGCCGGCCAGCTTGGCGAGGCGCTCCTGGAGCTTCTCGCGGTCCCAGTCGGAGTCGGTGGTCTCGATCTCGGCCTTGATCTGCGCGACGCGGCCCTGCACGTCCTCGGACTTGCCGGCGCCGTCGACGATCGTGGTGTCGTCCTTGGTGACGGTGACGCGGCGGGCGGAGCCGAGCACGTCCAGGCCGACCTGGTCGAGCTTGAGGCCGACCTCCTCGGAGATGACGGTCGCGCCGGTGAGGACCGCCATGTCCTGGAGCATCGCCTTGCGGCGGTCGCCGAAGCCCGGGGCCTTGACGGCGACGGCGTTGAAGGTGCCGCGGATCTTGTTCACGACGAGGGTGGACAGGGCCTCGCCCTCGACGTCCTCGGCGATGATCAGCAGCGGCTTGGAGGAGTTGGCCTGGATGACCTTCTCCAGCAGCGGCAGCAGGTCCGCGATGGCGGAGATCTTGCCCTGGTTGATGAGGATGTAGGGGTCCTCCAGGACGGCCTCCATGCGCTCCTGGTCCGTCACGAAGTACGGCGACAGGTAGCCCTTGTCGAAGGCCATGCCCTCGGTGAAGTCCAGCTCCAGACCGAAGGTGTTGGACTCCTCGACGGTGATGACACCGTCCTTGCCGACCTTGTCCATCGCCTCGGCGATGAGCTCGCCGACCTGCTGGTCCTGGGCGGACAGCGCGGCGACCGCGGCGATGTCGGACTTCTCGTCGATCGGGCGGGCCGTGGCGAGGAGGTCCTCGGAGACGGCGGCGACGGCCGCGTCGATGCCCTTCTTCAGGGCGGCCGGGGAGGCACCGGCGGCGACGTTCTTCAGGCCCTCGCGGACCAGCGCCTGGGCCAGGACCGTGGCGGTGGTGGTGCCGTCACCCGCGATGTCGTTGGTCTTGGTCGCCACCTCCTTCACCAGCTGCGCGCCGAGGTTCTCGTACGGGTCCTCGATCTCGACCTCGCGGGCGATCGTGACACCGTCGTTGGTGATGGTGGGGGCGCCGAACTTCTTGTCGATGACGACGTTGCGGCCCTTGGGGCCGATCGTCACCTTCACCGTGTCGGCAAGCTTGTTGACGCCGCGCTCGAGGGCGCGACGGGCGTCCTCGTCGAACTTCAGGATCTTCGCCATGGCAGCGGGAGCCCTCTCGGAAATCAGGGATGAAAAGCGACTGCGCCCCGGCGCCCGGCTTCGTTATCGGTCGCGGGGGCCAGGGCGCAGCTCTTGAGCAGATGTCGAGGTGAGGTCGACTTACTTCTCGACGATCGCGAGCACGTCGCGGGCCGAGAGAACGAGGTACTCCTCGTTGTTGTACTTCACCTCGGTGCCGCCGTACTTGCTGTAGAGCACGACGTCACCGACCTTGACGTCGAGCTCGACGCGCTTGCCGTCCTCGATGCGGCCCGGGCCCACGGCCAGGACGACGCCCTCCTGGGGCTTCTCCTTGGCGGTGTCCGGAATGACCAGGCCCGAGGCCGTGGTCTGCTCGGCGTCCAGCGGCTGGACCACGATGCGGTCCTCGAGCGGCTTGATGGCAACCTTGGAGCTGGCGGTCGTCACGATCCGACCTCCCCCTTCGGTGATCTCACGGGGTTGACTGTCTGAGGTGGCGACCAGGTCGATCCGTCGTCGCGGGTGCCGGACCTGCCCGTCGCGTTGTTGGCACTCTCCGGGGGGGAGTGCCAGAGCCGAGACTATGACCGTCGTTAGCACTCGGTCAAGCGGAGTGCCAATTGCGGACGGCGCGTCGGGAGCGAGCCGGGGCGCTCGCCCGTTTGTGCGAGGGGTCGGAGGGTTCGGAAAGAGGGCCGGGGAGAGCGGTCAGAGATAGTCCTCCAGCCGCCCCACCCGCAGCCCCCGCCGCTCGATCTCCCGCAGCACCCGCTCGGTGCGCTGGCTCAGCGGGCGGCCCGTGGGGCGGTCCGGGTCCACGGCGACGATGTCGCCGGGGTGGAGCCGGCGGGCACCGCGGGTGTACGTCAGGCCGCCGTCGTCGTCGACCGCGGCCCGCCACAGGACGACCGCCGAGAGGCCGCAGTCGGCGGCGGCGCGCAGGGTCGTGGTGTCGTACGTGCCGTAGGGCGGCCGGAACAGGCGCGGGCGGACGCCGAACCGGGCCTTCAGCTTGTGCTGCTGGCCGCAGATCTCGGCGCGCTGCCCGGCGTAGGGCAGGCCGCGCAGGGAGGGATGGTCCAGGGTGTGGTTCTGCAGGCTCGCGCCGACCGCGCGCAGCCGTGCGAAGTGGCCGTAGCCCGGACCGGCGACGCTGTCGGTGAGGAACATGGTGACCGGCAGCCGCCGGGCGCGGACCAGCTCGATGAACCGCCGGTCGCGTTCGGCGCCGTCGTCGTAGGTGAGGAAGACGACCGGGTCCCGGGTGCGGACGTGGTCGACGACGGCCGGCAGCGGCCGGCCCTGTCCGGTCTCGCGCGTCCCCTTGCCGCCGGGCCGCTGGGCGAGCGGGGCGGGATCGGCGGCGTGCGCGCAGCCGGTGAGCAGGACGGCCGTCAGGGCGGCCCCGGCCAGCCGGGCCCGCCGCCGCCTCACAGGTAGTCCTCCAGCCGGGCCACCGCGTATCCCTCGGCGGTGACCTTGTCCAGGAACCGGCGCGCCATGTCGCGCATCGTGCCGCCCCAGTCGTCCCGGCCGCGGAAGTGGCTGAGGACGATGTCGCCGGGGTGCAGCGAGCGGTCCCACTCGCGGTACTCCCAGTGGTCGGCGAAGACCTCCTCGCTCCACAGGGGCACGTGGTCGATGCCGCAGTCCCGGGCGGCGCGCAGGGTGTTCTCGTCGTAGTTGCCGTACGGCGGGCGGAAGACGGTGGGGCGCTTGCCGTACCGCTCCTGGATCACCCGTTGCATGCCGCAGATCTCGCGCTCCTGGCCGCTGTAGGACAGGGCGGGCAGATAGGGGTGGTGCAGGGTGTGGTTGTTGAGGGTGACGCCCCGGTCCTGCATCTTCTTGAAGTAGCCGTAGTCCTCCTTGACCAGGTAGTCGCTGAGGAAGGCGGTGTACGGCACCTTCAGCTCGCTCATCATCCGCAGGAACGCCGGGTCCTTCTCGGCGCCGTCGTCGATGGTGAGGAAGACGATCTTCTCCTCGGTGGGGACGGTGGTGAAGACCGGCGGCAGGCCCCGCTCCTCGTGGTCGTCGACCTCGAAGCCGGGGCGGGTGGTGATCACCGGCTTGCGCGCGGGCGGCGGCGGGGCCGTCAGGGGCACCCGCTTCAGGCCCCAGCGCCGGGCGGCGGCGGCCCGGGCGGCGTGCGCCGCGCTCAGCTCGGAGGCGTAGGCGTCGAGCGCGCGGGCCGGGGGCGCCTGGAGCGGCTGGCCGGCGGCGGGCCGCGCCTCGGAGGCGTCGTGCGCACAGCCCGCGGCCAGGGAGGCGACGGCGAGCACGGCGAGGCCGCCGCGGATCCGCGTCCCCGGCGATACCTTCGACAGCACCCCGATTTTGTCATTTTGTACGACTGCTCGCATGGTGCCGGATCCTCGCAGCCGCGGCCCCGGAACCCGGCCCGACACCGCGGCCGGGGGCACACCATCCACCGACTGGCCGACAATGAGCCGGTGAACGACCTCGACGCCCTCCTGCCCCTGCTCACCCCCGAGGGCCGCGCCCTCCTCGACGAGGTACGCGGCACCGACCCCGCCCAAGAGCTGGCGGTCGCCACCCGGCTGCGGCGCGACCACCCCGCCGCGCTGGTGTCGGCGGCGCTCGGACAGGCGCGGCTGCGGCAGCGGGCGGTGGCGAAGTTCGGGACCCAGGACGCCGGGCGGATGTTCTTCACGCCCAACGGGGTCGAGCAGTCGACGCGGACGACGGTGGCGGCGTACCGGGCGGAGCGGATGAGGGCGCTGGGGGTGACCTCGGTGGCCGACCTGTGCTGCGGCATCGGCGGGGACGCGATCGCGCTGGCCCGGGCCGGGATCCGGGTGCTGGCCGTGGACCGGGACCCGCTGACGGCGGCGGTGGCGCGCGCCAACGCCGACGCGCTCGGCCTCGCCGGGCTCGTCGAGGTCCGCGAGGCGGACGTCACGGAGGTGGACACGGCCGGGTACGACGCCGTCTTCGTCGATCCCGCGCGACGCGGGGGACGGGGCCGCATCTTCGATCCGGAGGCGTACTCGCCGCCCCTGTCCTGGGCCGTGGAGGCGGCCCGCCGGGCGCCCCGCGCCGCCGCGCTGAAGGTCGCGCCCGGCATCCCCCACGAGGCCGTGCCCGCCGGTGCCGAGGCCGAGTGGATCTCCGACGGCGGGGACGTGAAGGAGGCGGTGCTCTGGTTCAGCACCGAGCCCTCGGCCGTGCGGGCCACCCTGCTGCCGGGGCCGCGCACGCTGCTGTCCCGGCGTCTGCCCGACCCGGCGGTGCGACCCGTCGGGCGGTACCTGTACGAACCCGACGGGGCGGTCGTCCGCGCCCATCTGGTCGCCGAGGTCGCCGATCAGGTCGGCGGCGGGCTGCTCGACGCGACCATCGCCTACGTCACGGCCGACGACCTGCTGCCCACGCCGTACGCCGCCGCGTACGAGATCACCGACCACCTCCCCTTCAACGTCAAGAAGCTGAAGGCCCTGCTGCGGGAGCGGGGGGTCGGGACACTGACGGTGAAGAAGCGCGGGTCCGCGGTCGAGCCGGAGGAGCTGCGGCGCAAGGTCAAGCCGCAGGGGCCGAACGCGGCGACGGTGTTCCTGACCCGGGTGGCGGGGGCCCCGGCCATGCTCATCGGGCATCCGGTGCGCCCGGGCCTGTCCGGTACGCCCTGAGGGCGCCCGAGCCCGTCCGGGCACGCCCTGAGGGGCGTCCGGGCCCGTCCCGGCACGCCCTGGACGTTCGGGCCCGTCCCGGCACACCCTGGACGTTGGCGGGTGCGGTCCGGGCGGGCGCGGTCAGCGCAGCGAGGCCCAGAGCCGCTCGGCCTCCGGTTGCCTCACCACCACCCGGTTGGCGTCCCAGGGAGCCGGCGCCACCGGCATCGTCACCGTCCGCACGCCGGACGAGGACAGGTTGCGCAGGCTCTGGCCGAGGCCGACCAGTTCGCCGAGGGAGTCCAGGCCGGTGTCGGTGGTGATGCTGCCGGTGACCGCGTCGGCGATCCGGTAGAGCCGGGCCGGGTCGGTGAGCAGACCGGCCGAGGAGACCCGCTCCAGCAGCGCCCTGACCAGCTTGTGCTGGAGCTCTATGCGGGCCAGGTCGCTGCCCTGGGCCAGGCCGTACCGGGTGCGGGCCAGGCCCAGCGCCTGGGTGCCGTTCAGGTGGTGGGTGCCCGCCGGGAGGCGCAGCCGGCTCTTGTCGTCGTCGATGTCCTCGTCGGTCGTGACGGTGACCCCGCCGAGCGCGTCCACCAGCCGGGCGAAGCCCGAGAAGTCGATCTCCAGGTAGTGGTCCATGCGGACGTTGGTGAGCGCCTCGGCCGTCTTGACCGCGCACACCGGACCGCCCACGGCGTACGCGCTGTTGAACATCGCGTTGCGCGCCTCGGGCGTCGCACCGCCCGTCGGCAGCG
It contains:
- a CDS encoding MOSC domain-containing protein, whose product is MKLLSVNIGRARHVPYTDQPEGLTGIDKRPADGPVRVAAPGPKGVGGSGLAGDDVCDTRHHGGDDQAVYAMAREDLDDWERELGRPLPNGSFGENLTTAGLDVSGARIGERWRVGPEVVLEVTCGRIPCRTFQDHLGEKQWVRRFTRKGAPGAYLRVVEPGEIRTGDAVEIVHRPDHEVTVALQFRAVTTERELLPRLLAAGAALHPESLAAARAYVDRYGG
- a CDS encoding LCP family protein: MGGRSGLVRMAGLALAGALLLGAAAAGWAYRHLSGNITSVDIDHALGDDRPARPGAAPSAAAPLPSGPLNILVLGSDSRSGAENRELGGGDSEGARSDTAMIVHLDAGRTGATVVSIPRDTLVTRPSCPLPTGGATPEARNAMFNSAYAVGGPVCAVKTAEALTNVRMDHYLEIDFSGFARLVDALGGVTVTTDEDIDDDKSRLRLPAGTHHLNGTQALGLARTRYGLAQGSDLARIELQHKLVRALLERVSSAGLLTDPARLYRIADAVTGSITTDTGLDSLGELVGLGQSLRNLSSSGVRTVTMPVAPAPWDANRVVVRQPEAERLWASLR
- a CDS encoding polysaccharide deacetylase family protein — protein: MRRRRARLAGAALTAVLLTGCAHAADPAPLAQRPGGKGTRETGQGRPLPAVVDHVRTRDPVVFLTYDDGAERDRRFIELVRARRLPVTMFLTDSVAGPGYGHFARLRAVGASLQNHTLDHPSLRGLPYAGQRAEICGQQHKLKARFGVRPRLFRPPYGTYDTTTLRAAADCGLSAVVLWRAAVDDDGGLTYTRGARRLHPGDIVAVDPDRPTGRPLSQRTERVLREIERRGLRVGRLEDYL
- the groES gene encoding co-chaperone GroES, encoding MTTASSKVAIKPLEDRIVVQPLDAEQTTASGLVIPDTAKEKPQEGVVLAVGPGRIEDGKRVELDVKVGDVVLYSKYGGTEVKYNNEEYLVLSARDVLAIVEK
- a CDS encoding WhiB family transcriptional regulator, which translates into the protein MADFSRLPGPNADLWDWQLLAACRGVDSSLFFHPEGERGAARSARENSAKEVCMRCPVRAECAAHALAVREPYGVWGGLTEDEREELMGRARHRLVSASATGGDASSNN
- the groL gene encoding chaperonin GroEL (60 kDa chaperone family; promotes refolding of misfolded polypeptides especially under stressful conditions; forms two stacked rings of heptamers to form a barrel-shaped 14mer; ends can be capped by GroES; misfolded proteins enter the barrel where they are refolded when GroES binds), producing the protein MAKILKFDEDARRALERGVNKLADTVKVTIGPKGRNVVIDKKFGAPTITNDGVTIAREVEIEDPYENLGAQLVKEVATKTNDIAGDGTTTATVLAQALVREGLKNVAAGASPAALKKGIDAAVAAVSEDLLATARPIDEKSDIAAVAALSAQDQQVGELIAEAMDKVGKDGVITVEESNTFGLELDFTEGMAFDKGYLSPYFVTDQERMEAVLEDPYILINQGKISAIADLLPLLEKVIQANSSKPLLIIAEDVEGEALSTLVVNKIRGTFNAVAVKAPGFGDRRKAMLQDMAVLTGATVISEEVGLKLDQVGLDVLGSARRVTVTKDDTTIVDGAGKSEDVQGRVAQIKAEIETTDSDWDREKLQERLAKLAGGVCVIKVGAATEVELKERKHRLEDAISATRAAVEEGIVSGGGSALVHASKVLEGNLDKTGDEATGVSVVARAVVEPLRWIAENAGLEGYVIVSKVKELEKGSGYNAATGEYGDLIKQGVIDPVKVTRSALENAASIASLLLTTETLVVEKKEEEEAAAGHGHGHGHSH
- a CDS encoding SDR family NAD(P)-dependent oxidoreductase; the protein is MTTALITGSTAGIGAAFARRLAADGHDLVLVARDTGRLRVQATELHDRHGIEAEVLTADLATDDGIEAVATRLGDRRNPVDLLINNAGFGNKGRYLEAPMADELRMLKVHIEAVLRLTSAAVEAMRERGRGGVVNVASVAAFVPRGTYGASKAWVVQFTQGAARDLAGSGVRLMALCPGFVRTEFHQRAGMGTDNIPGWLWLDADKVVATALTDLARGKTVSIPDPRYKALMGAAKLAPRGLLGGITSKTGRKYGPR
- a CDS encoding polysaccharide deacetylase family protein encodes the protein MRAVVQNDKIGVLSKVSPGTRIRGGLAVLAVASLAAGCAHDASEARPAAGQPLQAPPARALDAYASELSAAHAARAAAARRWGLKRVPLTAPPPPARKPVITTRPGFEVDDHEERGLPPVFTTVPTEEKIVFLTIDDGAEKDPAFLRMMSELKVPYTAFLSDYLVKEDYGYFKKMQDRGVTLNNHTLHHPYLPALSYSGQEREICGMQRVIQERYGKRPTVFRPPYGNYDENTLRAARDCGIDHVPLWSEEVFADHWEYREWDRSLHPGDIVLSHFRGRDDWGGTMRDMARRFLDKVTAEGYAVARLEDYL
- a CDS encoding THUMP-like domain-containing protein; translation: MNDLDALLPLLTPEGRALLDEVRGTDPAQELAVATRLRRDHPAALVSAALGQARLRQRAVAKFGTQDAGRMFFTPNGVEQSTRTTVAAYRAERMRALGVTSVADLCCGIGGDAIALARAGIRVLAVDRDPLTAAVARANADALGLAGLVEVREADVTEVDTAGYDAVFVDPARRGGRGRIFDPEAYSPPLSWAVEAARRAPRAAALKVAPGIPHEAVPAGAEAEWISDGGDVKEAVLWFSTEPSAVRATLLPGPRTLLSRRLPDPAVRPVGRYLYEPDGAVVRAHLVAEVADQVGGGLLDATIAYVTADDLLPTPYAAAYEITDHLPFNVKKLKALLRERGVGTLTVKKRGSAVEPEELRRKVKPQGPNAATVFLTRVAGAPAMLIGHPVRPGLSGTP
- a CDS encoding LysR family transcriptional regulator gives rise to the protein MIEARHLRVLRAVAATGSFSAAGRELGCTQPAVSQQMKALEASVGTPLLVRSGREMRLTQAGEALVRHAAGILAGLTAAEEEVAAIAGLRAGRVRLVSFPSGSSALVPTALAALRAAHPGTRVFLEEAEPPRSVELLREGDCDVALAFRYEGAAGAEEWDDLVVRPLLTDRLVALVPERHRLARAESVAIGELAQEPWIAGCPRCRGQLVEVCEGAGFTPRIDFATDDYPAVVGLVGAGLGVAVLPQLAVESVRPRGARTVALEPAVERQIVALTLPDLAQVPAVAATLEQLARAAAR
- a CDS encoding response regulator transcription factor produces the protein MTSVLVCDDSPLAREALRRAVATVPGVERVTTAANGEEVLRRWGADRSDLILMDVRMPGLGGVETVRRLLSADPGARIIMLTVAEDLDGVALAVAAGARGYLHKDASRAELRATVTQALADPTWRLAPRRLRSAEMGAAPTLTAREIQVLEGMSHGRSNAEIGRELFLSEDTVKTHARRLFKKLGASDRAHAVALGFRWGLVR